One window from the genome of Pseudomonas fluorescens encodes:
- a CDS encoding M18 family aminopeptidase produces the protein MRAELNQGLIDFLKASPTPFHATASLAKRLEAAGYQRLDERETWATEANGRYYVTRNDSSIIAFKLGRNSPLHDGIRLVGAHTDSPCLRVKPQPELQRHGFWQLGVEVYGGALLAPWFDRDLSLAGRVTFRRDGKVESQLIDFKAPIATIPNLAIHLNREANQGWAINPQNELPPILAQFAGDERVDFRAVLTDQLAREHGLNADVVLDYELSFYDTQSAAVIGLHGDFIAGARLDNLLSCYAGLQALLNADTEETCVLVCNDHEEVGSCSACGADGPMLEQTLRRLLPEGEEFVRTIQKSLLVSADNAHGVHPNYADKHDANHGPKLNAGPVIKVNSNQRYATNSETAGFFRHLCMAEEVPVQSFVVRSDMGCGSTIGPITASQLGVRTVDIGLPTFAMHSIRELCGSHDLAHLVKVLSAFYASRELP, from the coding sequence ATGCGCGCAGAGTTGAACCAAGGCCTGATCGACTTCCTCAAGGCCTCCCCTACCCCGTTCCATGCCACCGCCAGCCTGGCCAAGCGCCTGGAGGCGGCCGGCTATCAGCGTCTTGACGAACGCGAGACCTGGGCCACCGAGGCCAACGGTCGCTACTACGTCACGCGCAACGACTCCTCGATCATCGCCTTCAAGCTTGGCCGCAACTCACCGCTGCACGACGGCATTCGCCTGGTCGGCGCCCACACCGACAGCCCTTGCCTGCGGGTCAAGCCACAGCCGGAACTGCAACGCCACGGGTTCTGGCAGTTGGGCGTGGAAGTCTACGGCGGCGCGCTGCTGGCGCCGTGGTTCGACCGCGACCTGTCCCTGGCCGGGCGCGTGACCTTCCGCCGCGATGGCAAGGTCGAAAGCCAGTTGATCGATTTCAAGGCGCCGATCGCCACGATTCCGAACCTGGCCATCCACCTCAATCGCGAAGCCAACCAGGGCTGGGCCATCAACCCGCAGAACGAACTGCCGCCGATCCTCGCCCAGTTCGCCGGTGACGAGCGCGTCGACTTCCGTGCCGTGCTCACCGATCAACTGGCCCGCGAACACGGCCTGAATGCCGACGTGGTGCTCGATTACGAGTTGAGTTTCTACGACACCCAAAGCGCCGCGGTCATTGGCCTGCACGGCGATTTCATTGCCGGCGCGCGCCTGGACAACCTGCTGTCGTGCTACGCCGGCCTGCAAGCCTTGCTGAACGCCGACACCGAAGAAACGTGCGTACTGGTGTGCAACGATCACGAGGAAGTTGGCTCGTGCTCGGCCTGTGGCGCCGACGGCCCGATGCTGGAACAAACCCTGCGTCGCCTGCTGCCTGAAGGTGAAGAGTTCGTTCGCACCATTCAGAAATCCCTGCTGGTGTCGGCGGACAACGCCCACGGCGTGCACCCCAACTATGCCGACAAGCACGACGCCAACCACGGCCCCAAGCTCAACGCCGGTCCAGTGATCAAGGTCAACAGCAACCAGCGCTACGCCACCAACAGCGAAACCGCCGGGTTCTTCCGTCACCTGTGCATGGCCGAAGAAGTACCGGTGCAGAGCTTCGTGGTGCGCAGCGACATGGGCTGCGGCTCGACCATCGGCCCGATCACCGCCAGCCAGCTGGGCGTGCGCAC
- a CDS encoding RluA family pseudouridine synthase, which yields MPLSNIRIIHQDAAVLVVDKPTLLLSVPGRADDNKDCLITRLQENGYPEARIVHRLDWETSGIILLARDPDTHRELSRQFHDRETEKAYTALCWGQPELDSGSIDLPLRYDPPTKPRHVVDHEQGKHALTFWRVLERCGDWCRVELTPITGRSHQLRVHMLSIGHPLLGDGLYAHPQALAAWPRLCLHASMLSFTHPQSGERLRFECPAPF from the coding sequence ATGCCCCTGTCCAACATCCGCATCATTCATCAGGACGCCGCTGTCCTGGTGGTCGACAAGCCGACCCTGTTGCTTTCCGTGCCCGGCCGGGCCGACGACAACAAAGATTGCCTGATCACCCGCCTGCAGGAGAACGGCTATCCGGAAGCGCGAATCGTGCACCGACTGGACTGGGAAACCTCCGGCATCATCCTCCTGGCCCGTGACCCGGACACCCATCGCGAACTGTCCCGGCAATTTCATGATCGCGAAACCGAAAAAGCCTACACGGCGCTGTGCTGGGGCCAACCGGAGCTGGACAGTGGCAGCATCGACCTGCCCTTGCGCTATGACCCACCGACCAAACCCCGGCATGTGGTGGACCATGAACAAGGCAAACACGCCCTGACCTTCTGGCGCGTACTGGAACGTTGTGGCGACTGGTGCCGGGTCGAGCTGACGCCGATCACCGGGCGCTCGCACCAATTGCGCGTACACATGCTCTCCATCGGTCACCCGCTGCTGGGCGACGGGCTCTACGCCCATCCGCAGGCCCTCGCCGCCTGGCCACGCCTGTGCCTGCACGCCAGCATGCTGAGCTTCACCCACCCGCAAAGCGGCGAGCGCTTGCGCTTCGAGTGCCCGGCACCGTTCTAG
- the minE gene encoding cell division topological specificity factor MinE, producing MNLFDFFRANKKPSTASVAKERLQIIVAHERGQRSTPDYLPALQKELVEVIRKYVNIGSDDVHVALESQGSCSILELNITLPDR from the coding sequence ATGAACCTTTTTGACTTCTTTCGTGCCAACAAAAAGCCCAGTACCGCCTCGGTCGCGAAAGAGCGTCTACAGATCATCGTGGCGCACGAACGCGGCCAACGCAGCACCCCTGACTACCTGCCAGCCTTGCAGAAGGAACTGGTGGAAGTGATCCGCAAATACGTCAACATCGGTAGCGATGACGTGCATGTGGCGCTGGAAAGCCAGGGCAGCTGCTCGATCCTGGAACTCAATATCACCCTGCCGGATCGCTGA
- the minD gene encoding septum site-determining protein MinD, whose amino-acid sequence MAKILVVTSGKGGVGKTTTSAAIGTGLALRGHKTVIVDFDVGLRNLDLIMGCERRVVYDFVNVVNGEANLQQALIKDKRLENLYVLAASQTRDKDALTQEGVEKVLMQLKEDFEFVVCDSPAGIEKGAHLAMYFADEAIVVTNPEVSSVRDSDRMLGLLASKSRRAEKGEEPIKEHLLLTRYNPQRVSDGEMLGVEDVKEILAVTLLGVIPESQAVLKASNSGVPVILDDQSDAGQAYSDAVDRLLGKTVEHRFLDVTKKGFFERLFGGR is encoded by the coding sequence TTGGCCAAGATTCTCGTGGTTACATCCGGCAAGGGTGGTGTGGGTAAGACCACCACCAGCGCCGCTATCGGTACCGGCCTCGCTCTGCGCGGCCACAAGACAGTCATCGTCGACTTCGACGTCGGCTTGCGTAACCTGGACCTGATCATGGGTTGCGAGCGCCGCGTGGTCTACGACTTCGTCAACGTCGTCAACGGCGAAGCGAACCTGCAACAGGCCCTGATCAAGGACAAGCGCCTTGAGAACCTCTACGTGCTGGCCGCCAGCCAGACCCGCGACAAAGACGCGCTGACCCAGGAAGGCGTGGAAAAAGTCCTGATGCAACTCAAGGAAGACTTTGAGTTCGTGGTCTGCGACTCCCCGGCCGGTATCGAGAAAGGTGCCCACCTGGCCATGTACTTCGCCGACGAAGCGATTGTCGTGACCAACCCGGAAGTGTCGTCGGTCCGTGACTCCGACCGCATGCTGGGCCTGCTGGCGAGCAAATCCCGCCGCGCCGAAAAGGGCGAAGAGCCGATCAAGGAACACCTGCTGTTGACCCGCTACAACCCACAACGGGTCAGCGACGGCGAAATGCTCGGCGTCGAAGACGTCAAGGAAATCCTCGCGGTCACCCTGCTGGGGGTCATTCCGGAATCCCAGGCGGTACTTAAGGCTTCCAACTCCGGCGTGCCGGTGATTCTCGACGACCAGAGCGATGCCGGCCAGGCATACAGCGATGCCGTCGATCGCCTGTTGGGCAAGACCGTGGAGCATCGTTTCCTCGATGTAACGAAGAAAGGTTTCTTCGAGCGCCTGTTTGGAGGTAGGTAA
- the minC gene encoding septum site-determining protein MinC has product MSQTEPLDQDPVFQLKGSMLAITVLELARNDLESLDRQLAAKVAQAPNFFSNAPLVLALDKLPAGEGSVDLPGLMRICRQHGLRTLAIRASRIEDIAAAIAVDIPVLPPSGARERVLELSPVETKKAPEKPPEPTIKPTRVITTPVRGGQQIYAQGGDLVIVSSVSPGAELLADGNIHVYGPMRGRALAGVKGDTKARIFCQQLSAELVSIAGQYKVSEDLRRDPLWGAGVQISLSGDVLNIIRL; this is encoded by the coding sequence ATGAGCCAAACCGAACCGCTAGACCAAGATCCCGTGTTCCAGCTGAAGGGCAGCATGCTCGCCATTACGGTGCTGGAACTGGCCCGCAACGACCTGGAGAGCCTTGACCGGCAACTGGCGGCGAAAGTCGCCCAGGCCCCGAACTTCTTCAGCAATGCCCCCCTGGTGCTGGCCCTGGACAAGCTGCCGGCTGGCGAAGGCTCAGTGGATCTGCCAGGCCTGATGCGCATTTGCCGCCAGCACGGTCTGCGCACCCTGGCGATCCGCGCCAGCCGCATCGAAGACATCGCCGCCGCCATCGCCGTGGACATTCCCGTGCTGCCGCCGTCCGGCGCCCGGGAACGCGTGCTGGAACTGAGCCCGGTCGAAACGAAGAAAGCCCCGGAAAAACCACCGGAGCCCACCATCAAGCCAACGCGGGTCATCACCACACCAGTGCGCGGCGGGCAGCAGATTTATGCCCAGGGTGGCGATCTGGTCATCGTGTCGTCGGTCAGCCCGGGGGCGGAACTTCTGGCCGATGGCAACATCCATGTATACGGTCCGATGCGCGGTCGAGCACTGGCCGGCGTCAAGGGTGATACCAAAGCCAGGATCTTCTGTCAGCAATTGAGCGCTGAGCTGGTTTCCATCGCCGGGCAGTACAAGGTCTCCGAGGATTTGCGTCGCGACCCGTTGTGGGGGGCCGGCGTTCAGATCAGCCTGTCGGGCGACGTGTTGAACATCATTCGGCTTTAA
- a CDS encoding lipid A biosynthesis lauroyl acyltransferase, with protein MDRPRFRAAFFHPRFWLLWCGLGLLWLIVQLPYPLLLRVGRALGALMYRVAGDRRRIARRNLELCFPQKSAAERKRLLKENFASTGIAFFEMAMSWWWSRSRLAKLAHVEGLEHLKQAQREGKGVILMALHFTTLEIGAALLGQQHTIDGMYREHKNPLFDYIQRRGRERHNLDSLAVERDDVRGMLKLLRAGRAIWYAPDQDYGAKQSVFVPLFGIQAATVTATTKFARLGKALVVPFTQERLADGSGYRLVIQAPLTDFPGETEEADCIRINQWVEQSVRDCPEQYLWAHRRFKSRPPGEPKLYDKRG; from the coding sequence ATGGATCGCCCGCGTTTTCGAGCTGCATTTTTTCATCCGCGTTTCTGGCTGCTGTGGTGCGGCCTGGGGCTGTTGTGGCTGATCGTGCAATTGCCTTATCCGTTATTGCTGCGGGTCGGTCGTGCATTGGGGGCGCTGATGTACCGGGTGGCCGGCGACCGACGGCGCATTGCCCGTCGCAACCTGGAACTGTGTTTCCCGCAAAAGTCCGCTGCCGAGCGCAAGCGTCTGCTCAAGGAAAACTTTGCCTCCACCGGCATCGCCTTTTTCGAAATGGCCATGAGTTGGTGGTGGTCGCGTTCGCGTTTGGCGAAACTGGCCCATGTCGAAGGGCTGGAGCATCTCAAGCAGGCCCAGCGCGAGGGCAAGGGCGTGATCCTGATGGCGCTGCATTTCACCACGCTGGAAATCGGCGCGGCCTTGCTCGGCCAGCAGCACACCATCGATGGCATGTACCGTGAGCACAAGAACCCGTTGTTCGACTACATCCAGCGCCGGGGCCGCGAGCGCCACAACCTCGACTCCCTGGCGGTGGAGCGTGACGATGTGCGGGGCATGCTCAAGCTGCTGCGGGCCGGCCGGGCGATCTGGTATGCGCCGGACCAGGACTACGGCGCCAAGCAAAGCGTGTTCGTGCCGCTGTTCGGCATCCAGGCCGCGACGGTCACCGCCACCACCAAGTTCGCCCGCCTGGGCAAGGCGCTGGTGGTGCCTTTCACCCAGGAGCGCCTGGCCGATGGCAGCGGTTATCGCCTGGTGATCCAGGCTCCGTTGACGGATTTCCCGGGGGAGACCGAGGAAGCCGATTGCATCCGCATCAATCAATGGGTCGAGCAATCGGTGCGCGATTGTCCCGAGCAGTACCTCTGGGCCCACCGGCGCTTCAAGAGCCGTCCACCGGGCGAGCCCAAGCTGTACGACAAACGCGGCTGA
- a CDS encoding patatin-like phospholipase family protein codes for MTPAEPVTGLILSGGGARAAYQVGVLAAIAELLPDGADNPFPVIVGTSAGAINAVSLASGAMDFKTAIERLTAFWQAVRSHQVMRSDWRGVIAQATRFITHSLLGLGAKLPVALIDSSPLRELLQAQFHASGIEQSIAEQQLRAVAVTAFGYESGQAVTFYQGRGTIDAWLRHRRIGVPTQLSVEHLLASSAIPLLFAPVKIGPQYFGDGAVRQSAPISPALHLGANRVLVIGVSGNPRGAGGQDPSERSYTGLQPTLAQIGGHMLNSTFIDSLESDIELLQRLNGFSHLLPDDVPAHALGAAPVEVLVISPSQPIDEIAARHRQELPRALRVFLRGPGATKTSGAGVLSYLLFEAGYCSELIELGRQDALAQREALSRFLGLS; via the coding sequence ATGACCCCAGCTGAACCGGTTACAGGTTTGATTCTTTCCGGCGGCGGGGCTCGGGCGGCGTATCAAGTGGGGGTATTGGCGGCGATTGCCGAATTGTTACCCGACGGGGCGGATAACCCGTTTCCGGTGATCGTCGGCACCTCGGCCGGGGCGATCAACGCGGTCAGCCTGGCGAGCGGGGCGATGGACTTCAAGACCGCCATCGAACGGCTGACGGCGTTCTGGCAGGCGGTACGCAGCCATCAGGTCATGCGCAGCGACTGGCGGGGCGTGATCGCCCAGGCGACGCGTTTCATTACCCACAGCCTGTTGGGCCTGGGGGCCAAGTTGCCGGTGGCGCTGATCGACAGTTCGCCATTGCGCGAACTGCTCCAGGCCCAGTTCCACGCCTCGGGCATCGAGCAGTCCATCGCCGAACAGCAACTGCGGGCGGTGGCGGTGACGGCATTCGGTTATGAATCCGGCCAGGCCGTCACTTTCTACCAGGGACGCGGGACCATCGATGCCTGGCTGCGCCACCGACGTATCGGTGTGCCGACGCAGTTGTCGGTGGAGCACCTGCTGGCCAGTTCGGCGATTCCGCTGTTGTTCGCGCCGGTCAAGATCGGTCCGCAGTACTTTGGCGACGGCGCGGTGCGGCAATCGGCGCCCATCAGCCCGGCCTTGCACCTGGGGGCCAATCGCGTGCTGGTGATCGGCGTCAGCGGCAACCCCCGTGGCGCCGGTGGCCAGGATCCTTCCGAGCGCAGCTACACCGGCCTGCAACCGACCCTGGCGCAGATCGGTGGCCATATGCTCAACAGCACCTTCATTGACAGCCTGGAAAGCGACATCGAATTGCTTCAACGCTTGAACGGTTTCAGCCACCTGCTGCCCGATGATGTGCCGGCCCATGCCCTCGGCGCCGCACCGGTGGAGGTATTGGTGATTTCGCCGAGCCAGCCCATCGATGAAATCGCCGCTCGCCATCGTCAGGAACTGCCCCGTGCGTTGCGGGTTTTCCTGCGGGGGCCGGGCGCGACCAAGACCAGTGGCGCGGGGGTGTTGAGTTATCTGTTGTTCGAGGCGGGGTACTGCAGCGAGCTGATCGAGTTGGGACGCCAGGATGCGTTGGCGCAGCGCGAGGCGTTGAGTCGGTTCCTGGGGTTGTCCTGA
- a CDS encoding outer membrane protein OmpK, with protein sequence MKHTCTSLILAGSLLVAGQAMADDLFQWQNNSLTYLYGKDFQVNPRIQQTVTFEHADAWKYGDNFFFLDRIFYNGQDDSQSGPNTYYGEFSPRLSFGKIFDQKLELGPIKDVLLAMTYEFGEGDNESYLIGPGFDLAIPGFDYFQLNFYNRQTEGPRAGDNVWQITPAWAYTVPVGSSDILIDGFIDWVVDNDSNSKGTYHANLHINPQIKYDLGKALKLGAKQLYVGVEYDYWKNKYGIEDSEGFKTNQSNTSFLLKYHF encoded by the coding sequence ATGAAACATACGTGCACCAGCCTGATACTCGCAGGATCCTTGCTGGTCGCAGGCCAAGCGATGGCCGACGACCTGTTCCAATGGCAGAACAACAGCCTGACCTACCTGTATGGCAAGGATTTCCAGGTCAACCCGCGTATCCAGCAGACCGTGACCTTCGAACACGCTGATGCCTGGAAATACGGGGACAACTTCTTCTTCCTCGACCGGATCTTCTACAACGGCCAGGACGACAGCCAGTCCGGCCCGAATACCTACTACGGCGAGTTCAGCCCGCGCCTGTCGTTCGGCAAGATCTTCGACCAGAAGCTGGAACTGGGGCCGATCAAGGATGTGCTGCTGGCCATGACCTATGAATTCGGTGAAGGCGACAACGAGTCCTACCTGATCGGCCCGGGCTTCGACCTGGCGATTCCCGGCTTCGACTACTTCCAGCTGAACTTCTACAACCGCCAGACCGAAGGCCCGCGCGCCGGCGACAATGTCTGGCAGATCACCCCGGCCTGGGCCTACACCGTACCGGTGGGTTCTTCCGACATCCTGATCGACGGTTTCATCGACTGGGTGGTGGACAACGACAGCAACTCGAAGGGCACCTACCACGCCAACCTGCACATCAACCCGCAGATCAAATATGACCTGGGCAAGGCCTTGAAGCTTGGCGCCAAGCAGCTGTATGTGGGCGTGGAGTATGACTACTGGAAGAACAAATACGGGATTGAAGACAGCGAAGGGTTCAAGACCAACCAGAGCAACACCAGCTTCTTGCTGAAGTATCACTTCTAA
- a CDS encoding urate hydroxylase PuuD, with the protein MEAHMLEWLNLSVRWVHMITGVAWIGASFYFVWLENNLNRVNPRSGLAGDLWAIHGGGIYHLEKYKLAPPSMPDNLHWFKWEAYFTWMSGIALLCVVFYWNPTVYLLAPGSGLSGPEGVALGIGSLFVGWFVYSFLCDSALGKRPALLGLILFVLLIAAAYGFSKVFSGRGAYLHVGAVIGTIMVGNVFRIIMPAQRALVAAIAENRTPDPALPAKGLLRSRHNNYFTLPVLFIMISNHFPSTYGSQYNWLILAGIAVAAVLVRHYFNTRHDSNRFAWTLPVGALAMICLAYVTGPKPMPSAPDVAKAPGVIEYQPLPETAVGGGAKPATAPAAPASAPTQAANAQGPSFEKVHSVIQERCSVCHSAKPTSPLFSAAPGGVMFDTPQQIQQQAARIQAQAVTSQIMPLGNITQMTQQERDLIGAWINQGARTN; encoded by the coding sequence GTGGAAGCACATATGCTGGAATGGCTGAACCTGAGCGTGCGCTGGGTTCACATGATCACTGGCGTGGCCTGGATCGGCGCGTCGTTCTACTTCGTCTGGCTGGAAAACAACCTCAATCGCGTCAACCCCAGGAGCGGCCTGGCCGGTGACCTGTGGGCCATCCACGGTGGCGGCATCTACCACCTGGAAAAATACAAACTTGCACCACCGTCCATGCCGGACAACCTGCACTGGTTCAAATGGGAAGCCTACTTCACCTGGATGTCGGGTATCGCCCTGCTGTGCGTGGTGTTCTATTGGAACCCGACCGTCTACCTGCTGGCCCCCGGCAGCGGCCTGAGCGGCCCCGAAGGCGTCGCCTTGGGCATCGGCTCGTTGTTCGTCGGCTGGTTCGTCTATTCCTTTCTCTGCGACTCGGCCCTGGGCAAACGCCCTGCCTTGCTCGGCCTGATCCTGTTCGTGCTGCTGATCGCCGCGGCCTACGGGTTCAGCAAGGTGTTCAGCGGTCGCGGTGCCTACCTGCATGTCGGTGCGGTCATCGGCACGATCATGGTGGGCAATGTGTTCCGCATCATCATGCCGGCACAACGTGCCCTGGTCGCGGCCATCGCCGAGAACCGCACTCCCGACCCGGCATTGCCGGCCAAGGGCTTGTTGCGTTCGCGCCACAACAACTACTTCACCCTGCCGGTGCTGTTCATCATGATCAGCAACCACTTCCCGAGCACCTACGGCAGCCAGTACAACTGGTTGATCCTGGCCGGTATCGCCGTGGCGGCGGTGTTGGTGCGGCATTACTTCAACACGCGCCATGACAGCAACCGGTTTGCCTGGACGCTGCCGGTCGGCGCCCTGGCGATGATCTGCCTGGCTTATGTCACCGGCCCCAAACCCATGCCCAGCGCACCGGACGTGGCCAAGGCACCCGGCGTGATCGAGTACCAACCGTTGCCGGAAACGGCAGTGGGCGGCGGCGCGAAACCGGCGACCGCCCCCGCCGCACCGGCCTCGGCCCCCACCCAGGCCGCCAACGCCCAGGGCCCCTCGTTCGAGAAGGTCCACAGCGTGATCCAGGAACGCTGCTCGGTCTGCCACTCGGCCAAGCCCACCAGCCCGCTGTTCAGTGCCGCGCCGGGCGGGGTGATGTTCGATACGCCGCAGCAGATCCAGCAACAGGCCGCGCGCATCCAGGCCCAAGCCGTGACCAGCCAGATCATGCCATTGGGCAACATCACGCAGATGACCCAGCAGGAACGCGACCTGATCGGCGCGTGGATCAACCAGGGCGCGCGCACCAACTGA
- a CDS encoding ureidoglycolate lyase translates to MRTLKIEPLTKEAFAPFGDVIETDGSDHFMINNGSTMRFHRLATVQTATPDDQAIISIFRADALDMPLTVRMLERHPLGSQAFIPLLGNPFLIVVAPLGDAPVSGLVRAFVTNGRQGINYHRGVWHHPVLTIEKRDDFLVVDRSGTGNNCDEHFFQEDECLILAPHQ, encoded by the coding sequence ATGCGCACACTCAAGATCGAACCGTTGACCAAAGAAGCCTTCGCCCCGTTCGGTGACGTGATCGAAACCGACGGCAGCGATCACTTCATGATCAACAACGGTTCGACCATGCGCTTCCATCGCCTGGCGACGGTGCAAACCGCTACGCCGGACGATCAGGCGATCATCAGCATCTTCCGCGCCGACGCGCTGGACATGCCGCTGACCGTACGCATGCTGGAGCGCCATCCGCTGGGCAGCCAGGCCTTCATTCCGCTGCTCGGCAACCCCTTTCTGATCGTGGTCGCGCCACTTGGCGATGCACCTGTATCAGGCTTGGTCCGCGCCTTCGTCACCAACGGCAGGCAGGGCATTAATTACCATCGCGGCGTCTGGCACCACCCGGTGCTGACGATCGAAAAGCGGGATGACTTCCTGGTGGTTGATCGCAGTGGCACAGGCAATAACTGCGATGAGCATTTTTTCCAAGAGGATGAGTGTTTGATCCTCGCCCCCCACCAATAA
- the alc gene encoding allantoicase has translation MKAYAVPFEKFVNLADARLGTKIISVTDDWFADANRLFQPTPAVWKEGVFDDNGKWMDGWESRRKRFEGYDSAVIRLGVAGSIKGVDIDTSFFTGNYPPSASLEACFLTEGEPDENTQWTEVLSAVELQGNSHHYHEISNDQAFSHLRFNIYPDGGVARLRVYGIPYRDWSAVGDNEQIDLAAALNGGRALACSDEHFGRMSNILNPGRGVNMGDGWETARRRTPGNDWVIVALGHAGEVEKVIVDTLHFKGNYPDSCSIQGAFVKGGTDSQIETQSLFWRELLPSQKLEMHAEHTFAEQIKALGPITHIRLNVFPDGGVSRLRVLGKVSK, from the coding sequence ATGAAAGCTTACGCCGTACCTTTCGAGAAGTTCGTCAACCTGGCCGACGCCCGCCTGGGCACCAAGATCATCTCGGTCACCGACGACTGGTTCGCCGACGCCAACCGCCTGTTCCAGCCGACCCCGGCCGTGTGGAAGGAGGGCGTGTTCGATGATAACGGCAAGTGGATGGACGGCTGGGAATCGCGGCGCAAGCGCTTCGAAGGCTACGACAGCGCGGTGATCCGCCTGGGTGTGGCGGGGTCGATCAAGGGCGTGGACATCGACACCTCATTCTTCACCGGCAACTACCCACCATCAGCCTCCCTCGAAGCCTGCTTCCTGACCGAAGGCGAGCCGGACGAAAACACCCAGTGGACTGAAGTGCTGTCGGCCGTGGAGCTGCAAGGCAACAGCCACCACTACCACGAGATCAGCAATGACCAGGCCTTCAGCCACCTGCGTTTCAACATCTACCCTGATGGCGGCGTGGCCCGCTTGCGGGTCTACGGCATTCCGTACCGCGACTGGTCGGCCGTGGGCGACAACGAACAGATCGACCTGGCCGCCGCCCTCAATGGTGGTCGCGCCCTGGCCTGCTCCGACGAGCACTTCGGCCGCATGAGCAATATCCTCAACCCGGGTCGTGGCGTGAACATGGGCGATGGCTGGGAAACCGCCCGTCGTCGCACCCCGGGCAATGACTGGGTGATCGTCGCCCTGGGCCATGCCGGCGAGGTCGAGAAAGTCATCGTCGACACCCTGCACTTCAAGGGCAACTACCCCGACAGTTGCTCGATCCAGGGCGCGTTCGTCAAGGGCGGCACCGACAGCCAGATCGAAACCCAGTCGCTGTTCTGGCGCGAACTGCTGCCGAGCCAGAAGCTGGAGATGCACGCCGAGCACACCTTCGCCGAGCAGATCAAGGCCCTGGGACCGATCACCCACATCCGCCTCAATGTGTTCCCGGATGGTGGCGTGAGTCGCCTGCGGGTGCTGGGCAAGGTATCGAAGTAA
- the uraD gene encoding 2-oxo-4-hydroxy-4-carboxy-5-ureidoimidazoline decarboxylase, with protein MTAFQTLKPSTLSRDAFVRAFADIYEHSPWVAEKAFELGQDPSIDEIETLHQRMSDILLSADHASQLALINAHPDLAGKAAVQGQLTEASTNEQAGAGIHQCTAEEFQRFTELNDAYKAKFKFPFIMAVKGSNRHQILAAFETRIHHSADAEFKCALAEINKIALFRLLTL; from the coding sequence ATGACCGCCTTCCAGACCCTCAAGCCTTCCACCTTGAGCCGTGACGCCTTCGTCCGGGCTTTCGCCGATATCTACGAACATTCGCCATGGGTCGCCGAAAAGGCGTTTGAACTGGGCCAGGATCCCTCGATCGACGAGATCGAGACCCTGCACCAGCGCATGAGCGACATCCTGTTGAGCGCCGATCACGCCAGCCAACTGGCGCTGATCAACGCCCACCCGGACCTGGCCGGCAAAGCCGCCGTCCAGGGCCAACTGACCGAAGCCAGCACGAACGAACAGGCCGGCGCCGGTATTCACCAATGCACGGCAGAAGAGTTTCAACGCTTCACCGAGCTGAACGACGCCTACAAGGCCAAGTTCAAGTTTCCCTTCATCATGGCGGTAAAAGGCAGCAACCGGCACCAGATCCTCGCGGCATTCGAAACGCGCATCCATCACTCGGCAGACGCCGAATTCAAATGCGCGCTGGCAGAGATCAACAAGATCGCGTTGTTCCGATTACTGACCCTTTAG